The nucleotide window CGGGGGTCCCCCGTGCGGGCGTCGGCGATCGCGAGGTTGGCGCGCGTCGCGTCGTCCTGCTCGAGGCCCAGGACCCAGCACAGGGTCCGCGCCCGCGCCGCCGCACCGAGGGCGGGGTAGGAGAGCCCGAACGAGCCGCCGACGGCCGGGTCGGGATTCGGGTTCGAGGTGCGGGCCAGCGCGACGGCGCCGCGGACGAGGAGCGTTCCGCCCGCGCTCGCGGGGGCCGCGGGGACGTCGACGCCGAACGCGCCCGCCAGCCACGTCATCACGTCGGGGATCTCGACCTGCCGGCCGGGGCCGAGCGGCACGGTGCCGCCGCCGGAGGCGCCACCGCCCAGGAGCGTCGAAGGCGTGTACGAAACCGTCGCCGTGACGGCCGCCGAAGTCGGGTTCGCGAGGACGAGCTGCGTCGTGAAGGTCGTCGCGCCGGCGGTGGCCCGGAGGACGATCGGCACGAGCCCGTCCGTCGTCCCGGCCGGAAGGGGGCTTCCGTCCGACGTGCCCGCGCCGCTGCCGGAACCGTCGTTGCGGACCCCGTACGCGAGGAAGCGGTTCGTCCCGCCGGTCCTCGTGATGCGCGCCCAGCCCTGGGTGGCGACGCGGGACAGGACACGGTCGAGCTGGCGCCACTCGCCGGGAGCCAGAGCGACGTCGAGCGGCGCGCCCGCGGCCAGGCCCGTGTCTCCGTCGAAGGGCTGGACCGAGAGACGCGCGGGGGAGCCCGGGGCGGATTCGGACGGCGGGACGTCGACGAGGGCGAGGTTCGAGCGCGCGGTGGCGTCCTCCCTCAGCCCGACGACGACGGCCTCCTCCGCCGGGGCGTCGCTCCCCGCGACGGCCGGGAGAAAGAGGCCATAGCTCCCTCCGACGGTCGCGTTCGGGTTCGGCGTGGCGGTGCGCGACCCGGCCCAGGCGAGGGAGGCGTCCTCCACGTCCTCGAACGTGACGCGCAGCGTCCCCACGCTCGCCGGGCCGCTCGCCGGGAGCGGGATGCCGTTCTCGCGCAGCCACGCGACGACATCGTCGACGCGCAGGGACTGCCCGGCCTCGAGCGACTCGCCGACGCGCGGGCCCCCGGCACCGGGCGTCCCCGGCGCGGGGAGGTAGCGGAACGTGAGGCGCGTCGGGGCCGCGCCCCGGTTCACGACGATGAGGTCCGAGGTGTAGTGCGTCGGCGGGACGCCGAAGACGTCGAGGACGACCGGCACCTGGAGCGTGACCGGGTGTGCGGCGCCGGGCGTCACCACCACGCTCCGCGTCGTCGAGGAGGCCCCCGCCGCGTTCGTCGCGGTGAGCGTCACGGGAAACGTCCCGGCGCTCTCGAAGACGTGGCGGGGGCTCCTCTCCGTCGAGGTCCCGCCGTCTCCGAACGACCAGAGCCACGACGACGGCTCTCCCGAGGAGAGGTCGGAGAAGGCCACGCTCTGGCCCGGCGCGGGCAACGCGGGGCGGACGCCGAACGCGGCGACCGGTGGTCCGTCCCCTCCGGGTGGCGGGATCGCGATCGTCCACATGCCCCGGCCGTACGTCGCGGCGACGAGATCGCGGGTGCCGGGACGGAAGGCGAGCGAGGAGACGGTGGTGTTCGGGAGGCCGGCGCTGAAGGAGCTCCAGGAGGCGCCGCCGTTCGTGGAGCGGAAGACGCCGACGTCGGTCGCCGCGAAGAGCTCGCGCGGGTCATCTGGCGCCGGGACGAGGGCCGTCACCGGGACGTCGGGGATCTCGCCCGAGACGTTCGTCCAGCTGAGCCCGGCGTCCGTCGTCACGAAGACGTGTCGCGAGGGAGCGCCCAGGTAGCCGCCGAAGGCGACGTACGCAGAGCGGCCGTCCCCGGACACGGCACGGACGTCGGTGACGACCGCCGCGGGCAGGCCGGCGGTCCTCCGCGCCCACGTCGCCCCGCCGTCCGTCGAGAAGAGAACGTCTCCGCGGGAGCCGCCGACCCAGACGGGGCCGCTCCCGTCGCCGACGACGTCGACGGCCGTGATGACCCCGCTGGCGACGGCCATCTCCGTCGAACGGGGTGCCCACGCGGTCGGGTCCGCGCCGAACGCGCCGTTCGCCCAGAGGCGTTGCGCCCCGAGGAAGACGGTCCCGGGGGCCGCCGGCGCGGCGACGGCGGGCGGGTAGAACGCCATCGGCTCGGCGGGACTGCCGTCCTCCAGCATGAGCGTGGGGCTCGGCGTGACGTCGCGGAAGACCGCGCCGGTCGTCGTCGAGTGGTTCAGGTAGGCGTAGTAGTGGGCCGCCAGGACCTCTGCGGGGGCGTCCTGCCGCACGAGGACGAACCCGCCGTCGCCACCGGTCCGGTCGGTCCAGGAAAGCCCGTCGAGGGTTCTGAGGTTCCCGTTGTCCTGCGTCCCACCCATCAGGAACTCCGGTATCGAGGGATGGAAGGCGACGCCGTTGAACTGGATCAGGCCCAGCGCGTGGTTGAAGCCTTCGAACCTCGCGCCGCCGTCGGTCGTCCGGTAAAGGCCGCCGTCGTTGCCGACCCAGAGGGTGCCGGGAG belongs to Holophagales bacterium and includes:
- a CDS encoding PKD domain-containing protein, with product MPLARHSLLRTWVLSLALLQATAGLAAEEGDRPPRRRDLPRARAEWTAMFRRDTEGAVSAGRRLRALRQACEVPADPLLARPPAGGFTRSDAGPTARALGDGLAWRPLGPWGASSGTSWGRVAGRITALAVHPSNADVVFVGAATGGIWKSSDGGRSFRPVSDTAPSLATSAIVFSPANAEVLYAATGEADSAYLEGNPASSLGTYLGAGLLRSVDGGETWSRVDVDLPENAVVSRVLVNPRDPQRVLVAVYIFHDVAAGRSRPGGTYLSTDGGVRFTRTFAHAASDLVQDPSSPDGVFAAFGIDGGCASCAAPGGVWRSADFGLTWSPSLTRDAPGAPIPVQPGQVKLTISATVPPVLYASVLDGDDAHAAGGVFRSADGGGTWEKRTVHPQMCPKDGFNQCGYDHAILVHPTTPDLLYLGTVSLYVSRDGAATWDALVEVYAPGASIHPDQHALAIPASAPGTLWVGNDGGLYRTTDGGARFEGFNHALGLIQFNGVAFHPSIPEFLMGGTQDNGNLRTLDGLSWTDRTGGDGGFVLVRQDAPAEVLAAHYYAYLNHSTTTGAVFRDVTPSPTLMLEDGSPAEPMAFYPPAVAAPAAPGTVFLGAQRLWANGAFGADPTAWAPRSTEMAVASGVITAVDVVGDGSGPVWVGGSRGDVLFSTDGGATWARRTAGLPAAVVTDVRAVSGDGRSAYVAFGGYLGAPSRHVFVTTDAGLSWTNVSGEIPDVPVTALVPAPDDPRELFAATDVGVFRSTNGGASWSSFSAGLPNTTVSSLAFRPGTRDLVAATYGRGMWTIAIPPPGGDGPPVAAFGVRPALPAPGQSVAFSDLSSGEPSSWLWSFGDGGTSTERSPRHVFESAGTFPVTLTATNAAGASSTTRSVVVTPGAAHPVTLQVPVVLDVFGVPPTHYTSDLIVVNRGAAPTRLTFRYLPAPGTPGAGGPRVGESLEAGQSLRVDDVVAWLRENGIPLPASGPASVGTLRVTFEDVEDASLAWAGSRTATPNPNATVGGSYGLFLPAVAGSDAPAEEAVVVGLREDATARSNLALVDVPPSESAPGSPARLSVQPFDGDTGLAAGAPLDVALAPGEWRQLDRVLSRVATQGWARITRTGGTNRFLAYGVRNDGSGSGAGTSDGSPLPAGTTDGLVPIVLRATAGATTFTTQLVLANPTSAAVTATVSYTPSTLLGGGASGGGTVPLGPGRQVEIPDVMTWLAGAFGVDVPAAPASAGGTLLVRGAVALARTSNPNPDPAVGGSFGLSYPALGAAARARTLCWVLGLEQDDATRANLAIADARTGDPREVAYVVEIFPDASPGAAPALARRVVLAGGGWTQLSGILLEAGLAHGHARIRVESGSSDFAAYGVLNDGAAPGSRTSDGSYIPMTGLR